From the Leifsonia sp. AG29 genome, one window contains:
- a CDS encoding response regulator, protein MCLRVVIVDDHVRFREQATLLLELERFSVVGGAGSGHDGVELSRRLSPDLVLLDVGLPDGSGFDLVPAMHETGAAVVLTSSRSVSDYGQRVAQSGAEGFIAKEELTGEAILSLLA, encoded by the coding sequence ATGTGCCTCCGCGTTGTGATCGTCGACGACCACGTGCGGTTCCGCGAACAGGCCACCCTGCTGCTCGAGCTGGAGCGGTTCTCCGTCGTCGGGGGTGCCGGCTCCGGCCACGACGGGGTCGAGCTCAGCCGCCGACTGTCGCCCGACCTCGTGCTGCTCGATGTGGGCCTTCCGGACGGCAGCGGTTTCGATCTCGTCCCGGCGATGCACGAGACCGGCGCCGCGGTGGTCCTGACCTCGAGCCGGTCCGTGAGCGATTACGGGCAGCGGGTCGCGCAGTCCGGGGCGGAGGGGTTCATCGCGAAGGAGGAGCTCACGGGCGAGGCCATCCTCAGCCTGCTGGCATGA
- a CDS encoding ABC transporter ATP-binding protein: MSTTSVLGVEGEERNDLSAEESRQIRRRSLRLLGSLLRPLRLRLLLTAAVVVVSTAAQVAGPAIIAFGIDNGLPALLKQNWFPLAAAGVAYLVTGVIGAVLIAWYTVLSARISQAILLDLRKRVFLHTQKLSLEFHESYTSGRIISRQTSDLDSIRELLDSGINQLVQGFLYMLFIAIALFSIDWLSGVVLVCSLVPLYLLTRWFQKRSQVLFRISRVASAKLIVHFVETMTGIRAVKAFRKEKRNEKEFGGLVEDYRDVNARVIQLFGIFDPGLVMIGNVTVGVVLLVGGFRVADGQLAIGVLLAALLYTRRFFDPMEEMAMFYNSYQSAAAALEKISGVLEEEPSVPDPVQPHDLWEAQGHVRFDGVAFAYKEDRVILPEFTLDIPAGQTVALVGSTGAGKSTLAKLISRFYDPSRGAVTLDGVDLRDLHPKDLRRAIVMVTQEAYLFSGSVADNIALGKPDATREEVEAAARAVGAHEFIAGLPNGYDTDVNKRGGRVSAGQRQLISFARAFLADPAVLILDEATSSLDIPSERLVQEALQTLLADRTAVIIAHRLSTVAIADRVLVMEHGRVVEDGSPGELIGGTGRFAQLHAAWRDSLV, translated from the coding sequence GTGAGCACGACATCCGTCCTCGGCGTCGAGGGGGAGGAGCGCAACGACCTGAGCGCGGAGGAGAGCCGGCAGATCCGCCGGCGCTCCCTGCGCCTCCTCGGGTCGCTGCTGCGCCCGCTGCGCCTGCGGCTCCTGCTGACGGCGGCGGTCGTCGTCGTCAGCACGGCGGCGCAGGTCGCCGGCCCGGCGATCATCGCGTTCGGCATCGACAACGGCTTGCCGGCCCTGCTCAAGCAGAACTGGTTCCCGCTCGCCGCGGCCGGCGTCGCCTACCTGGTGACTGGCGTCATCGGCGCTGTGCTGATCGCGTGGTACACCGTGCTCAGCGCGCGGATCAGCCAGGCGATCCTGCTCGACCTGCGCAAGCGGGTGTTCCTCCACACCCAGAAGCTGTCGCTCGAGTTCCACGAGTCGTACACGTCGGGCCGCATCATCTCGCGGCAGACGAGCGACCTCGACTCGATCCGCGAGCTGCTCGACTCGGGCATCAACCAGCTCGTGCAGGGCTTCCTGTACATGCTGTTCATCGCGATCGCGCTGTTCTCGATCGACTGGCTGAGCGGCGTGGTCCTCGTCTGCTCGCTGGTGCCGCTGTACCTCCTGACGCGGTGGTTCCAGAAGCGCTCGCAGGTGCTGTTCCGCATCTCGCGGGTGGCGTCGGCCAAGCTGATCGTCCACTTCGTCGAGACGATGACGGGCATCCGCGCGGTGAAGGCGTTCCGCAAGGAGAAGCGCAACGAGAAGGAGTTCGGCGGCCTCGTCGAGGACTACCGCGACGTGAACGCGCGCGTCATCCAGCTGTTCGGGATCTTCGACCCCGGGCTCGTGATGATCGGAAACGTCACGGTCGGCGTCGTGCTGCTCGTCGGCGGGTTCCGCGTGGCCGACGGGCAGCTCGCCATCGGCGTGCTCCTGGCGGCGCTGCTGTACACGCGCCGGTTCTTCGACCCGATGGAGGAGATGGCGATGTTCTACAACTCCTACCAGTCGGCCGCCGCCGCGCTCGAGAAGATCTCGGGAGTCCTGGAGGAGGAGCCGAGCGTTCCCGACCCCGTCCAGCCGCACGACCTCTGGGAGGCGCAGGGCCACGTCCGTTTCGACGGCGTCGCCTTCGCCTACAAGGAGGACCGCGTCATCCTGCCGGAGTTCACGCTCGACATCCCGGCCGGTCAGACGGTCGCGCTGGTCGGATCGACCGGCGCCGGCAAGTCGACGCTGGCCAAGCTCATCTCGAGGTTCTACGACCCGAGCCGGGGCGCCGTGACGCTCGACGGCGTGGACCTTCGCGATCTCCACCCGAAGGATCTCCGGCGAGCGATCGTCATGGTCACCCAGGAGGCGTACCTCTTCAGCGGGTCCGTGGCCGACAACATCGCGCTCGGCAAGCCGGACGCCACCCGGGAGGAGGTCGAGGCGGCCGCCCGCGCGGTGGGCGCGCACGAGTTCATCGCGGGTCTGCCGAACGGGTACGACACCGACGTGAACAAGCGCGGCGGCCGCGTGTCGGCGGGTCAGCGGCAGCTGATCTCGTTCGCTCGGGCCTTCCTCGCCGATCCGGCCGTCCTGATCCTCGACGAGGCGACGAGCTCCCTCGACATCCCGAGCGAGCGGCTCGTCCAGGAGGCGCTGCAGACGCTGCTCGCCGACCGCACCGCCGTGATCATCGCGCACCGCCTGTCGACCGTGGCGATCGCGGATCGCGTGCTCGTCATGGAGCACGGCCGCGTCGTGGAGGATGGCTCGCCCGGCGAGCTGATCGGCGGCACGGGCCGCTTCGCCCAGCTGCATGCCGCCTGGCGCGACTCGCTGGTGTAG
- a CDS encoding ABC transporter ATP-binding protein has product MSSAELGQQSQKSTTPKRPGTARTLLRILPFARSAAPRIVLGMVAALLASLVALSIPQVLRWLVDGPLSTGDPSAVWPAALLVVGLGAAEAVFISLRRWFVLTPGTRVEATMRNALYAKLQDLPVAFHDRWPSGQLLSRAVSDLSLIRRWLSFGIVLLVVNVVTIVVGFAILIGWNPILGLIFLVLSIPLWIYGFVFEKKYSIVARRSQDQAGDLATAVEESVHGIRVLKAFGRGKHALKKFESQAEQLRGTEIEKAKAIAGIWLWLLLVPDIAFGLCLVVGVWLAAQGQLTVGELVAFFATATVLRFPIESIGFLLSMTFDTRTAADRFFDVLDEVNTITDPAEPKKIREPKGELVFDDVHFRYQDSPERFPDLLDGIELTVRPGETMALVGLTGSGKSTLTALTTRLYDVTGGAVRVDGVDVRDLTRYDLRRAIAMAFEDATLFSATVRDNVLLGRDDLDPDSAEAERVLTEALEIAQAGFVYELPEGVETKVGEEGLSLSGGQRQRLALARAVAAAPSILVLDDPLSALDVDTEALVEAALRRVLAATTALVVAHRPSTVMLADRVALLEDGRITAVGTHHDLLATSEHYRFVISSLEDEHNEELLQEVNL; this is encoded by the coding sequence ATGTCCTCGGCTGAACTCGGTCAGCAGTCCCAGAAATCCACGACCCCGAAGCGCCCGGGCACGGCGCGCACGCTGTTGCGCATCCTGCCGTTCGCCCGCTCGGCGGCGCCGCGCATCGTCCTCGGCATGGTCGCCGCATTGCTGGCGAGCCTCGTCGCGCTGTCCATCCCGCAGGTGCTGCGCTGGCTCGTCGACGGCCCGCTGTCGACGGGCGACCCGAGCGCGGTGTGGCCGGCGGCCCTGCTCGTCGTGGGCCTGGGGGCCGCGGAGGCGGTCTTCATCTCGCTGCGGCGGTGGTTCGTGCTCACGCCGGGTACCCGCGTCGAGGCGACGATGCGCAACGCGCTCTACGCGAAGCTCCAGGACCTCCCCGTGGCGTTCCACGACCGCTGGCCGAGCGGCCAGCTGCTGTCCCGCGCCGTGAGCGACCTCAGCCTGATCCGGCGATGGCTGTCGTTCGGCATCGTCCTCCTCGTCGTCAACGTGGTGACGATCGTCGTCGGCTTCGCCATCCTGATCGGCTGGAACCCGATCCTGGGCCTCATCTTCCTGGTGCTGTCGATCCCGCTCTGGATCTACGGCTTCGTCTTCGAGAAGAAGTACTCCATCGTCGCCCGGCGCAGCCAGGACCAGGCCGGCGACCTCGCGACCGCCGTCGAGGAGTCGGTGCACGGCATCCGGGTGCTGAAGGCCTTCGGCCGCGGCAAGCACGCCCTCAAGAAGTTCGAGTCGCAGGCGGAGCAGCTGCGCGGGACCGAGATCGAGAAGGCGAAGGCGATCGCGGGGATCTGGCTCTGGCTCCTCCTCGTGCCGGACATCGCCTTCGGCCTGTGCCTGGTCGTCGGCGTCTGGCTGGCGGCCCAGGGGCAGCTCACGGTGGGCGAGCTGGTGGCGTTCTTCGCGACGGCGACCGTGCTGCGGTTCCCGATCGAGTCGATCGGCTTCCTCCTCTCGATGACGTTCGACACCCGGACCGCCGCCGACCGGTTCTTCGACGTCCTGGACGAGGTCAACACGATCACCGACCCGGCCGAGCCGAAGAAGATCCGGGAGCCGAAGGGAGAGCTCGTCTTCGACGACGTGCACTTCCGGTACCAGGACTCCCCGGAGCGGTTCCCGGACCTGCTCGACGGCATCGAGCTCACGGTCCGCCCCGGCGAGACCATGGCGCTCGTCGGCCTCACGGGCAGCGGGAAGTCGACCCTGACGGCCCTCACGACGCGTCTGTACGACGTGACGGGAGGCGCGGTCCGCGTCGACGGCGTCGACGTGCGCGACCTGACCAGGTACGACCTCCGCCGGGCCATCGCGATGGCCTTCGAGGACGCCACCCTGTTCTCGGCGACCGTGCGCGACAACGTGCTGCTCGGGCGGGACGACCTCGACCCGGACTCGGCCGAGGCGGAACGCGTCCTCACCGAGGCCCTCGAGATCGCGCAGGCCGGCTTCGTGTACGAGCTGCCGGAGGGCGTCGAGACCAAGGTCGGCGAGGAGGGGCTCAGCCTCTCCGGCGGTCAGCGGCAGCGCCTGGCGCTGGCCCGAGCGGTCGCCGCGGCGCCGAGCATCCTGGTGCTCGACGACCCCCTGTCGGCGCTCGACGTCGACACGGAGGCGCTCGTCGAGGCCGCGCTCCGGCGCGTGCTCGCAGCGACCACGGCCCTCGTGGTCGCGCACCGCCCCTCCACCGTCATGCTGGCCGATCGTGTCGCCCTCCTCGAGGACGGCCGGATCACCGCGGTGGGCACCCACCACGACCTGCTCGCGACGAGCGAGCACTACCGGTTCGTCATCTCCAGCCTGGAGGACGAGCACAACGAAGAACTCCTTCAGGAGGTGAACCTGTGA
- a CDS encoding LCP family protein, with product MTAPEPAPLSRRRRLHEEAGGGRSVRHGRLRRRSPAGAIAGLLGAVVSVALVSAVGVGTFAVFDTVRSIRPAVHLQLAAKSGAAQPVPDVAAATGEINVLLTGTDTRTGQGGSFDTPDELAGSSGAGNNDVTMVLHVAADHRSAAVISIPRDLVVPIPECIAPGGGTLSATTDMFNTTLARGGLSCVVATAQKLTGLSIPFAAEISFDGVIAMSNAVGGVPVCLATPVTDPYVGLDLPAGQQTLVGADALAFLRSRHGVGDGSDLGRISDQQLFLSALMRKTTSAGVLSNPLTLYSLARAATQNVQFSDTLASPTTLVSLALALKSIPLDQFVFLQYPAVTDPSDTARVIPDDSAVRSLQEALASGQPLALTGRTGVATQLAPGAPAGTDAGSTASPAAPATGAPSATPSPAPTSSTPTPTPTPTPTPGAATLPSTVTGQTAAEQTCTKGN from the coding sequence GTGACCGCACCCGAGCCCGCGCCGCTCAGTCGCCGCCGTCGCCTCCACGAGGAGGCCGGAGGCGGACGCTCCGTGCGTCACGGGCGCCTTCGGCGGCGCTCACCGGCGGGCGCGATCGCGGGTCTCCTCGGGGCCGTCGTGTCCGTAGCTCTCGTCTCTGCGGTCGGTGTCGGGACCTTCGCCGTCTTCGACACCGTGCGCAGCATCCGCCCGGCCGTCCACCTTCAGCTCGCCGCCAAGTCGGGCGCCGCACAGCCGGTGCCCGACGTCGCGGCCGCGACCGGTGAGATCAACGTCCTGCTCACCGGGACGGACACCAGAACCGGCCAGGGCGGTTCGTTCGACACCCCCGACGAGCTCGCCGGGAGCTCGGGCGCCGGGAACAACGACGTCACGATGGTGCTCCACGTGGCCGCGGATCACCGGAGCGCCGCCGTGATCAGCATCCCGCGCGACCTCGTCGTGCCGATCCCCGAGTGCATCGCCCCGGGTGGAGGCACGCTGTCCGCCACCACGGACATGTTCAACACCACGCTCGCCCGCGGCGGCCTCTCCTGCGTCGTCGCCACCGCCCAGAAACTGACCGGGCTGAGCATCCCGTTCGCCGCCGAGATCTCGTTCGACGGGGTCATCGCCATGTCGAACGCCGTCGGCGGCGTTCCCGTCTGCCTGGCGACGCCCGTGACGGACCCGTACGTCGGGCTCGACCTGCCGGCGGGCCAGCAGACGCTGGTGGGAGCGGATGCGCTCGCCTTCCTCCGCAGCCGCCACGGCGTCGGCGACGGCAGCGACCTCGGCCGCATCAGCGACCAGCAGCTCTTCCTCTCGGCGCTGATGCGGAAGACGACCAGCGCGGGCGTGCTCTCGAACCCTCTGACCCTCTACTCGCTCGCCCGGGCGGCCACGCAGAACGTCCAGTTCTCCGACACGCTCGCGTCGCCGACCACGCTCGTGTCGCTCGCGCTCGCGCTGAAGAGCATCCCGCTCGACCAGTTCGTGTTCCTCCAGTACCCCGCGGTCACCGACCCATCGGACACCGCGCGCGTCATCCCCGACGACTCGGCCGTCAGGTCGCTCCAGGAGGCGCTGGCGAGCGGCCAGCCGCTCGCCCTGACGGGTCGGACGGGCGTCGCGACCCAGCTCGCTCCAGGAGCGCCCGCGGGCACGGACGCAGGCTCCACGGCGTCACCCGCAGCGCCCGCGACGGGCGCACCGAGCGCCACTCCCTCCCCCGCTCCGACGAGTTCGACGCCGACGCCGACGCCGACACCGACCCCGACGCCGGGTGCCGCAACACTGCCCAGCACCGTCACCGGTCAGACCGCCGCCGAGCAGACCTGCACGAAGGGGAATTGA
- the ddaH gene encoding dimethylargininase, with protein sequence MTSSWGRRLVASLVSAVAVAATAFFGSVAAIVFVVGVLIWLQGASPQAQILANAVLYQQYPALLLLVLAFVAGAIGAFQRRWVSIVAGVVVAVLSVIGGTVILFVTQGAGLTNSAWQNSALFLIGVDLAFWLIAAVAFPTVGYALAASIESGSLFAAAGRRIALVRIPAKNLSEGLVTHIEREPIDASLADQQWDAYVAALSQAGWQTVEVASADDLADSVFVEDTAVVFGDTAVITRPGADSRRPETAGTEAALRAQGLRLERIEEPGTLDGGDVLKVGSTVYVGRGGRTNAEGIRQLRAIAGDLGYTVVAVPMTKALHLKTAVTALPDGTVIGYEPLVDDPRVFERFLPVPERHGTAVVVLSDDTVLMSSSAPRSVALVEDLGYTVIQVDISEFEKLEGCVTCLSIRIC encoded by the coding sequence ATGACGTCTTCGTGGGGCCGCCGGCTCGTCGCATCCCTGGTCTCCGCCGTCGCGGTCGCCGCCACCGCCTTCTTCGGGTCGGTGGCGGCGATCGTCTTCGTGGTCGGGGTGCTGATCTGGCTGCAGGGCGCATCGCCCCAGGCTCAGATCCTCGCGAACGCCGTGCTGTACCAGCAGTACCCGGCCCTGCTGCTGCTCGTCCTCGCCTTCGTGGCGGGCGCGATCGGCGCCTTCCAGCGTCGCTGGGTCAGCATCGTCGCCGGTGTCGTGGTCGCCGTCCTCAGCGTGATCGGCGGCACGGTGATCCTCTTCGTCACCCAGGGTGCGGGGCTGACGAACTCGGCCTGGCAGAACTCCGCCCTCTTCCTGATCGGCGTCGACCTCGCGTTCTGGCTCATCGCCGCCGTCGCCTTCCCCACCGTGGGGTATGCGCTGGCCGCATCGATCGAGTCCGGCAGTCTGTTCGCCGCCGCCGGTCGCCGCATCGCCCTCGTCCGCATCCCCGCGAAGAACCTCTCCGAGGGGCTCGTCACCCACATCGAGCGCGAGCCGATCGACGCCTCCCTCGCCGACCAGCAGTGGGACGCCTACGTGGCGGCGCTCTCCCAGGCCGGCTGGCAGACGGTCGAGGTCGCCAGCGCGGACGACCTCGCCGATTCCGTGTTCGTCGAGGACACCGCCGTCGTGTTCGGCGACACCGCGGTCATCACCCGTCCGGGCGCCGACTCGCGCCGCCCCGAGACCGCGGGGACGGAGGCGGCCCTCCGGGCGCAGGGCCTGCGCCTCGAGCGCATCGAGGAGCCCGGCACCCTGGACGGCGGCGATGTGCTGAAGGTCGGGTCGACCGTCTACGTCGGCCGCGGCGGTCGGACGAATGCCGAGGGCATCCGCCAGCTGCGCGCCATCGCCGGCGACCTCGGCTACACGGTCGTGGCCGTCCCGATGACGAAGGCGCTCCACCTCAAGACCGCGGTGACGGCCCTCCCCGACGGCACGGTCATCGGCTACGAGCCGCTCGTCGACGACCCGCGGGTGTTCGAGCGCTTCCTGCCGGTCCCGGAAAGGCACGGCACGGCCGTCGTCGTCCTCTCGGACGACACCGTGCTGATGTCGTCGTCGGCGCCTCGGTCGGTCGCCCTGGTGGAGGACCTCGGCTACACCGTCATCCAGGTCGACATCTCGGAGTTCGAGAAGCTCGAGGGCTGCGTCACCTGCCTGTCGATCCGCATCTGCTGA
- a CDS encoding Glu/Leu/Phe/Val dehydrogenase family protein, translating into MSVLPSELPHETLHVVKGRRSGFTISIAVHSTVLGPALGGCRVWTYDSWQEAVADSLRLAEGMTLKNAAAGVARGGGKTVVYVPRGHELTATERYEIMLDLGDAVESLGGAYMTAEDVGTSAEDMSVVATRTAHVCGLPPSEGGVGEPSDATANGVYAGLLSTLERATGMRSVSGRRVTVLGLGHVGSLIAMRLAAEGAVLTVTDVNPAKRALADTLGAAWVEPAEAHRVEGDLFVPAGVGGVLTGEVIDELRVKAVVGPANNQLATRDGAARLAARGILWAPDFVVNAGGVIFLSMMNEEHPSAEATRERVERIGDTVTEIFEAADERGITALEAAEELALARLREPANA; encoded by the coding sequence ATGTCCGTCCTGCCCAGCGAACTTCCGCACGAAACACTGCACGTCGTGAAGGGGAGGCGGAGCGGCTTCACGATCAGCATCGCGGTCCACTCCACGGTCCTCGGCCCCGCCCTCGGCGGCTGCCGGGTCTGGACGTACGACTCCTGGCAGGAGGCGGTCGCCGACTCGCTGCGCCTCGCCGAGGGGATGACCCTCAAGAACGCTGCGGCGGGGGTCGCCCGCGGCGGCGGCAAGACGGTCGTCTACGTGCCCCGCGGGCACGAGCTGACGGCGACCGAGCGCTACGAGATCATGCTCGACCTCGGCGACGCCGTCGAGAGCCTCGGAGGCGCCTACATGACCGCCGAGGACGTCGGCACGAGCGCCGAGGACATGTCCGTCGTCGCCACGCGCACGGCGCACGTCTGCGGCCTTCCGCCGTCGGAGGGAGGCGTCGGCGAGCCGAGCGACGCGACGGCGAACGGCGTCTACGCCGGTCTGCTGTCCACGCTCGAGCGCGCGACGGGGATGCGCTCGGTGTCGGGCCGCCGCGTGACCGTGCTCGGCCTCGGCCACGTGGGCTCGCTCATCGCCATGCGCCTCGCCGCGGAAGGCGCCGTCCTTACCGTCACCGACGTGAATCCCGCCAAGCGAGCGCTGGCCGACACGCTCGGCGCCGCCTGGGTCGAGCCTGCCGAGGCTCACCGCGTCGAGGGCGACCTGTTCGTGCCGGCCGGAGTCGGCGGCGTCCTCACCGGCGAGGTCATCGACGAGCTTCGGGTGAAGGCCGTCGTGGGGCCCGCGAACAACCAGCTCGCCACCCGGGACGGCGCCGCGCGCCTCGCCGCCCGCGGCATCCTGTGGGCGCCCGACTTCGTCGTCAACGCGGGAGGCGTGATCTTCCTGTCGATGATGAACGAGGAGCACCCGTCCGCCGAGGCGACGCGGGAGCGCGTGGAGCGCATCGGGGACACCGTGACGGAGATCTTCGAGGCCGCCGACGAGCGCGGGATCACCGCCCTCGAGGCGGCCGAGGAGCTCGCCCTGGCGCGCCTCCGCGAGCCAGCAAACGCATAG
- the purH gene encoding bifunctional phosphoribosylaminoimidazolecarboxamide formyltransferase/IMP cyclohydrolase — translation MSGPRHDPSLYRERDVVPIRRALISVSDKTGLLDLAKALAEAGVEIVSTGSTASTIRDAGYAVTDVASVTGFPESLDGRVKTLHPAIHSGLLADLRLADHEQQLKDLGIEPFELVVVNLYPFVETVASGAVGDDVVEQIDIGGPAMVRASAKNHANVAIVVSPSDYPRIAEAIAAGGTTFDQRRELASRAFAHTAAYDGAVAAWFAGEAPSTDAFPERFRVEAELAHTLRYGENSHQAAALYADPRGRGIAQATLLGGKEMSYNNYVDADAALRAAYDFAEPAVAIIKHANPCGIAVSDDIADAHRKAHECDPVSAYGGVIAANRTVTRAMAETVKGIFTEVLVAPGFEPEALELLQTKKNLRILQLPEGYTRSASEFRQLSGGVLVQDSDRFDDFDSSTWRLVSGEEADAATRADLEFAWKACRSVKSNAILLANDGASVGVGMGQVNRVDSCNLAVTRAGERAAGSVAASDAFFPFADGPEILIGAGVRAIVQPGGSIRDEDVIAAAQAAGVTMYFTGERHFFH, via the coding sequence ATGAGCGGACCACGTCACGACCCCAGCCTGTACCGCGAGCGGGACGTCGTCCCGATCCGCCGGGCGCTGATCTCGGTCAGCGACAAGACCGGACTGCTCGACCTGGCGAAGGCGCTCGCCGAGGCGGGCGTCGAGATCGTCTCCACCGGCTCGACGGCCTCCACCATCCGCGACGCGGGCTACGCCGTGACCGATGTGGCGAGCGTCACGGGCTTCCCGGAGTCGCTCGACGGGCGCGTCAAGACGCTTCACCCGGCGATCCACTCGGGCCTCCTCGCCGACCTGCGACTGGCGGATCACGAGCAGCAGCTGAAGGATCTCGGCATCGAGCCGTTCGAGCTCGTCGTCGTGAACCTGTACCCGTTCGTCGAGACGGTCGCCTCGGGCGCGGTCGGCGACGACGTCGTCGAGCAGATCGACATCGGCGGACCGGCGATGGTCCGCGCCTCCGCCAAGAACCATGCGAACGTCGCCATCGTCGTCTCGCCGTCGGACTACCCGCGCATCGCCGAGGCGATCGCCGCGGGAGGCACCACCTTCGACCAGCGCCGCGAGCTCGCGTCCCGGGCGTTCGCGCACACGGCCGCCTACGACGGCGCCGTCGCGGCGTGGTTCGCCGGTGAAGCCCCCTCCACGGACGCCTTCCCCGAGCGCTTCCGGGTGGAGGCGGAGCTCGCCCACACGCTGCGCTACGGCGAGAACTCGCATCAGGCGGCGGCGCTGTACGCCGACCCGCGCGGCCGCGGGATCGCACAGGCGACCCTCCTCGGCGGCAAGGAGATGTCCTACAACAACTACGTCGACGCGGACGCGGCGCTGCGCGCCGCCTACGACTTCGCCGAGCCCGCCGTCGCGATCATCAAGCACGCCAACCCGTGCGGGATCGCCGTCTCCGACGACATCGCCGACGCGCACCGGAAGGCGCACGAGTGCGACCCGGTGTCGGCGTACGGCGGGGTGATCGCGGCGAACCGGACGGTGACCCGGGCGATGGCCGAGACGGTGAAGGGCATCTTCACCGAGGTGCTCGTCGCACCGGGCTTCGAGCCGGAGGCGCTCGAGCTCCTCCAGACCAAGAAGAACCTCCGGATCCTGCAGCTGCCCGAGGGCTACACCCGGTCCGCGTCCGAGTTCCGGCAGCTGTCCGGGGGCGTGCTCGTGCAGGACTCGGACCGCTTCGACGACTTCGACTCCTCCACGTGGAGGCTCGTCTCCGGCGAGGAGGCCGATGCCGCCACCCGCGCCGATCTCGAGTTCGCCTGGAAGGCCTGCCGCTCCGTGAAGTCGAACGCGATCCTGCTCGCGAACGACGGCGCCTCGGTCGGTGTCGGCATGGGGCAGGTCAATCGGGTGGACTCGTGCAACCTGGCGGTGACCCGCGCGGGCGAGCGCGCCGCGGGGTCGGTGGCCGCCTCTGACGCGTTCTTCCCGTTCGCGGACGGCCCGGAGATCCTCATCGGGGCGGGTGTTCGCGCCATCGTGCAGCCGGGCGGCTCCATCCGCGACGAGGACGTCATCGCCGCAGCGCAGGCCGCCGGCGTGACGATGTACTTCACCGGGGAGCGGCACTTCTTCCACTGA
- the purN gene encoding phosphoribosylglycinamide formyltransferase → MLSIVVLISGGGSNLRALLEASEDAEFPARVVAVGADREADGLEHAEEYGVPTFTVPFTSYPSREEWGDALLEEILRWEPDLVILSGLMRLVPPRVVETLSPALINTHPAYLPEFPGAHAVRDALAAGVTQTGASLIVVDNGVDAGPIISQERVPVLPGDTETALHERIKPVERRLLIQAVLDIANGHIDLEELARA, encoded by the coding sequence GTGCTCTCGATCGTGGTCCTGATCTCCGGTGGCGGTTCCAACCTGCGCGCGTTGCTGGAGGCCTCGGAGGACGCGGAGTTCCCCGCCCGCGTGGTGGCGGTCGGTGCGGACCGCGAAGCCGACGGCCTCGAGCACGCCGAGGAGTACGGGGTCCCGACCTTCACGGTGCCCTTCACCTCGTATCCGAGCCGGGAGGAGTGGGGCGACGCCCTGCTGGAGGAGATCCTCCGCTGGGAACCGGACCTGGTGATCCTCTCGGGCCTCATGCGCCTCGTGCCGCCGCGGGTCGTCGAGACGCTGTCCCCGGCCCTCATCAACACACACCCCGCCTACCTGCCCGAGTTCCCCGGCGCGCACGCCGTCCGCGACGCACTGGCGGCGGGCGTCACCCAGACCGGGGCGAGTCTCATCGTGGTCGACAACGGCGTCGACGCCGGACCGATCATCAGCCAGGAGCGCGTCCCGGTGCTGCCCGGCGACACCGAGACAGCGCTGCACGAGCGCATCAAGCCCGTCGAGCGGCGCCTGCTGATCCAGGCCGTCCTCGACATCGCCAACGGACACATCGACCTCGAGGAGCTTGCCCGAGCATGA